Part of the Xenopus tropicalis strain Nigerian chromosome 3, UCB_Xtro_10.0, whole genome shotgun sequence genome, TACTGAGGGTGAGGGGACATACTGAGGGTGAGGGGACAGACTGAGGGGACAGACTGAGGGTGAGGGGACAGACTGAGGGGACAGACTGAGGGTGAGGGGACATACTGAGGGTGAGGGGACAGACTGAGGGGACAGACTGAGGGTGAGGGGACAGACTGAGGGGACATACTGAGGGTGAGGGGACATACTGAGGGTGAGGGGACAGACTGAGGGGACAGACTGAGGGTGAGGGGACAGACTGAGGGTGAGGGGACAGACTGAGGGGACAGACTGAGGGTGAGGGGACATACTGAGGGTGAGGGGACAGACTGAGGGTGAGGGGACATACTGAGGGTGAGGGGACAGACTGAGGGTGAGGGGACATACTGAGGGTGAGGGGACATACTGAGGGTGAGGGGACAGACTGAGGGTGAGGGGACAGACTGAGGGTGAGGGGACAGGGTGAGGGTGAGGGGACAGACTGAGGGTGAGGGGACAGACTGAGGGTGAGGGTAAGCACACTTTAAGGTTTCTCATACACTTCATAGTCACTTAAATGTATATCTGGGTCCTGTATTTTAGTTTGTGTGAGAGGCAGTGAAGAGAGAAGGGCATTCTCCCATCATGGCGTCCGGCTGCCAGCCAGAGTCCGATAATGATTCTGATGAGGAGTCGCTGGAAGATCCAGACAGACGGGCAGAAGATTATGTCTGCAGGGTCCTGAGCCAGGAGGCTTTACAAGGCCGGCCCGAGCACAGCCCCCCAGAGACCCTTTCCCTCGAGGCTCCCAGTGGGCTCCAGAGAGGGGGCCTGGATCTGAAGAAGTCTCCGGCAGCGAGCGAGAGCGGGGAGATGTCACctcttcttctgctccccctcgAGCTGATCCTGCACATTCTCACTCATCTGGACCCCCGATTCATTCTGACCGTGCTGCCTCGGGTGTGTCGGACCCTCAGGCTTATTGTGGCAGAGGAGACGACGTGGAGGATCCGCGTCCAGAAACGGGTCAGAGCCAGCTTTCCAGTGGTGGAACGTGAGTGAAGGGGTCAGCGGACAGGTGTGTCATGCTGTGCCCACCGCAGGGGGGCCAAACCCCTATTACTGCCTGTGGTTGGCTGTACATAAAGCAGATATTTCAGACTTGGCCACACATGGTCACATTCTACCAATCAGATTGTTTGAAACATGTGGCAGACAGTGTTCTGAAATGGCTCCTCGCTAAATTGAAGGTTATCAGCCAAATGGACTAGACATTCAGAACTACCCACTTGGTATGGTGGTTGGGCTGGAAGGAATCACTACATGTGTGGCCAACTCTCTGTGGCAAGAAATACAGTAGCCCCAAGCAGGGGGCCTGGCTAAATCAGCTCCGGGCCCCCTTGTAAAAAAGATTTCAGAATTCTCCAGCACACAACCACTCTTACCTAGCACCCTGCCCACCCACTGCCTGCCTcccaccccaacccccacctgccAGTTGGGGAGTGGGGATTTTTTCCTTCACTATAGGGGATGCAATCCCCTCGTTCCAGGCCCCCCTATCCCtcgaccgcagggtctgcttcctccactGGCCCCAAGGTTCCCAGCTTCTCCATAAACCTCTCATTCTTCTTCCCATGCAGAAATCAGGACCCTTCCTTCTTACTAATACAGACCTGATGGACACCTCCCTTTTTGCCCTTTCACAGAGGACAATTTTGATTGGCCATCCGCTTGTATGGAACTTGAGGAGCAGCTCTCTCGTTGGTCGGACAGCGGGCCGAAGGCCGAGCATTTCTCACTGCCTGATGGACACTTTGCCTCTGTAGATACCGTGCTGCTGCTAGAGGTGACAGCCCTCTGGCCCAGTTGTGTGCCACGCTACATTGTATGTCAGTGCCATATATAGTGACACATTGCCTATGATTGGTTCTGTTCTCCCCAGGGGGGCTCTTTGTGTGTGTCTGGATCACGAGACAGGAATGTGTGCCTCTGGGACCTGACTAAACTGGGACAGAACCAGGAAAAAGTGAAAGTGAAAGCACTGGGGACACAGAAAACAGGAACACACAAGGTACCGTGGGTTCTTTGGCTCAGGACAATTACATTACCATTACAATTATACGTATCTAACTTTCCCTTGAATTTTTAACTCTCACAGGGCTGGGCCTGGTCTCTGGCATCCTGTGGGAATCTTCTGAGCTCCGGATCCTGGGACAGCACCATAAAGATCTGGGATATTGGGGCGGAGGGACAGCAGGTGGGAGAAATCAGGTACAGGCTCTGCGCAATCCCCTTCCCTAACAAACACCTGTAGATCTGCCGCTCCTGCTTGACTCTTGCTCTCTCCCCAGGGGCCGGGCAGCCATCTTGTCTTTGGCATTCCAGCCAGATATTTTGGTGGCTGGCTCCTATGACAAGCGAGTCAGTGTCTATGACCCAAGAGGTAAGGTGGTATTGTTGCGGCACTAGGGTCACTGTGGTATTTCAAGGGGAACAAAACCCAAAGCCCTTTTCATGGTTATCGTTTCAGCTTCCAAACCCTTGATAAAGTCACGCAAGATCCACAGCAGCCCTGTTTTGTGCCTTGTTGCTGATGAGCATCACATCATGTCCGGCGGTGAAGACCGAACGTTGGTGGTGTTTGACCGCAGAGCGAATGCAGTGTCGCAGAGGCTACAGGTGCGTAAAGgaatgaattatgggagttgtagtttggagTACAAGTGGTTACCCTATCACTGTACAGCATCTCATACTGTTTCCATGCCATGTCCCTAATGAATTAATTCCTTCATTCATTGCAGTTGGATAATTACCTGTTCTGTATGTCGTACAAAGCGCCCGAGCTGTGGGCAGGAGACAACCAGGGCCTGGTCCATGTGTACAGGAGCCAAGGAGGGACAATTCAGCACCTAAGGGTAAAGAGACCTACAGTTATTTATAGCTCATGTTGGGGAGTGGGTGATCGATACTGaatttaacctgcctgtgtgtgtgtgtgtggtgtgtgtgtgtgtgtgtgtgtgtgtatgtatatatgtatatatatatatatatatatatatatatatatacctgcctccatctctctgtatatattcttcctcttctgcctctctcACCTTATTTTCTTATTGCTGCCTCACTGTATGTTCTACTCCTCCCATTGCCTCTGTCTCACTGTGTGCTCCTCCCTCAGCCACTATCTCACTATATGGTTCTCCCATTGCCTCTGTCCTGTCTCACTGTGTGCTCCTCCCACAGCTACTATCTCACTTTATGCTCCTCCCATTGCCTGTCTCACTGTGTGCTcctccctctctgccccccatctCACTGTGTTTGCTCCCCTTTCTGCTCCCTGTCTCTCCTCTCGGCCCCATCTCACTGTGTTTGCTCCCCTCTCTatgccccctgtctcccctctctgcccccatctCACTGTGTTTTctcccctctctgcccccatctcactgtgtttgctcccctctctgcccccatctttttaatatttttattttttcaaattttcaaagcatgTACAAGCATTGTTTGTTACATATATAGTTGCAtcagtatttatataataaaaataaaattttttgcaATGTCTATCTTGTATTTCCCATTTTTATACAAACTAATAGTTTCTGACGGGGCCTCGCCCCTTTAACTTATTTTCCACAGTTCCCACGTTATTATCACTTTTGTTAAACATTCTAGACTGTAATAAGATTCCTTATCGTTTACAGTTTGATTTCTCTGCCCCCATCTTACTGTGTTTGCTCCACTCtctgccccctgtctcccctctctgcccccatctcactgtgtttgctcccctctctgcccccatctcactgtgtttgctccactctctgccccctgtctcccctctctgcccccatctcactgtgtttgctcccctctctgccccctatctcccctatctgcccccatctcactgtgtttgctccactctctgccccctgtctcctctctctgcccccatctcactgtgtttgctcccctctctgcccccatctTACTGTGTTTGCTCCACTCtctgccccctgtctcccctctctgcccccatctcactgtgtttgctcccctctctgccccctatctcccctatctgcccccatctcactgtgtttgctcccctatctgcccccatctcactgtgtttgctccactctctgccccctgtctcccctctctgcccccatctcactgtgtttgctcccctatctgcccccatctcactgtgtttgctccactctctgccccctgtctcccctctctgcccccatctcactgtgtttgctccactctctgccccctgtctcccctctctgcccccatctcactgtgtttgctcccctctctgccccctatctcccctatctgcccccatctcactgtgtttgctccactctctgccccctgtctcccctctctgcccccatctcactgtgtttgctccactctctgccccctgtctcccctctctgcccccatctCACTGTGTTTGCTCCCCTCTCTGCCCTGTCTCACTGACCATCTGCCCCTATTTCAGCGGTTTGATGTAGGTCATTCATCACAAGTCACCGGTATCTGGCATTCGGCAGGGGCCCTTTACACAACTTCCACTGATAAAACCATAAAGGTAAGTGTGCCTGGGAGTGAGGTGTTCTACTGAAATCTGCAATAAGGAGGCATGTATGTAACCTACTGCCCAATCAGAAGGCAATCTGATGTTTCTGTCATACCTTTGCCATTATACCACTCTGCTCCACCCATTTACACTCCCCAGTGGGACTTACCCTTTAACCAATTAAACATATccactttttagcaagtgagggaattcagggttatatgagataactcttagtacaagttgccccagggactggtcccattgccatcttggggtcaggaaggatatTTTACCCccctgcagcaaattagagaggtttggAACTGTTTGCATGTATCTGCTGGGAtgatttttctctctttctctctctttccagGCCCACGTTCCTACCGATCCACCTCAAACACTCTATTCACAGCCACACAGTAATGTGGTCAATGCAGTAAGTGCCCACTATAAAGCAGCAAAATATATAGCactttataagggataatgttatacagggaactctgagtatcactcatgtattataatggataatgtaccccctactgtaaatgataaggatattagc contains:
- the fbxw9 gene encoding F-box/WD repeat-containing protein 9, coding for MASGCQPESDNDSDEESLEDPDRRAEDYVCRVLSQEALQGRPEHSPPETLSLEAPSGLQRGGLDLKKSPAASESGEMSPLLLLPLELILHILTHLDPRFILTVLPRVCRTLRLIVAEETTWRIRVQKRVRASFPVVEQDNFDWPSACMELEEQLSRWSDSGPKAEHFSLPDGHFASVDTVLLLEGGSLCVSGSRDRNVCLWDLTKLGQNQEKVKVKALGTQKTGTHKGWAWSLASCGNLLSSGSWDSTIKIWDIGAEGQQVGEIRGRAAILSLAFQPDILVAGSYDKRVSVYDPRASKPLIKSRKIHSSPVLCLVADEHHIMSGGEDRTLVVFDRRANAVSQRLQLDNYLFCMSYKAPELWAGDNQGLVHVYRSQGGTIQHLRRFDVGHSSQVTGIWHSAGALYTTSTDKTIKAHVPTDPPQTLYSQPHSNVVNAVSAVGRTVAAACGGQTVEIWRFQE